A region of the Desulfobacter postgatei 2ac9 genome:
ATCTGGCCTTTAAATCCGGGGGAAAAAGCGGCACGTACACGGCACCTGAAACATCTGCATGATTGATTTTGCCCACATGACCATCAGCACGGGGAATCTGGCCTTCTTAGGGGCAGGGTTTGGACTAGGCCTTTTAACAGCTCTGGTTCTTGTTAAACTGGTCATGCATTTTTTTTCAGACCGGTTCAAGGCGTTGTCCAACAAGGCGCTTTATGAAAATTCCCGGCACTTCATGGACATGGCCCAGTCCCATTTCAGCGGTTATGTGCGGGAAGCCCATCAGGATTTCAAGGTCAAAGAGGAGGCATTCACCCGGGCCGTTGATCCGGTACACCGCATGTTAGACCGCTATGAACAGCGGCTTGGCACCATGGAAAAGGACAGAAGCCAGGCCTTTGGCGCCATCAGTCAGTATTTGTCGGATATGGCAAAAATCCAGCACCAGCTTGCCAAAGAAACGGATAACCTGGTTAAAGCCCTGCGGGTGCCCCATGTCCGGGGCAGATGGGGGGAAGTGACCCTGAAACGGGCAGTGGAACTGGCCGGCATGGTCGACCATTGTGACTTTATTGAACAGGGCGTGCAGGGGAGCGGCAAGGGGGCGCTTCGCCCGGACATGGTGGTGAAACTGCCCGGCAACCGTCAGGTTGTGGTGGATGCCAAGGTACCGCTCATGGCGTATCTGGATGCCCTGGAAACAACGAATGAAGCGGCCCAGAAAGAAAGACTTGATGACCATGCCCGCCAGGTGATGGCCCACATTATCCAGCTGGGATCGAAAAATTATGCAGCCGCCTTTAGCCCAAGCCCTGAGTTTGTGGTCCTGTTTATCCCCGGGGAAAATTTTTTTTCTGCCGCCCTTGCGGCCCGGCCGGATCTTATTGAAAAGGGGGTAAGCCACGGCGTGATTCTGGCCACGCCCACCACGCTGATCGCCCTGCTGAAAACCGTGTCCTATGTGTGGCTTCAGCAGGCAGGTCATGAAAACGCCCGGGCCATCCGGGAACTTGGTCTGGAGCTTTTTGAGCGGCTCTCCACCATGGCCGGACACATGAACCGCCTGGGAAAGGATATTGAGCGCACCGCCGCCACCTTTAACCGCACCCTGGGTGCCATGGAAAAAAGGGTGCTGGTTTCGGCCCGGAAATTTGAAAATTTAGGCGTCTCCAGTGCCGGTCTGCCGGATTGTGAACCTGTGTCTGGATCTGTTCTGACCCTTAACCGTATAAAAGAAAGGAGTCCGGGTGATGAGACTGATGAATAACCTTGAACAAAGACCTGTAGGGTTTTGTCTGAATTGTGGAAATACGCACATGTATAAGAAACGCAAGCCACTATACCAACGCGTGCTTTATCTGTTACTGATCCTGACGCTTGCCGGGACCTTGGGGTGCCAGAGTCAGAAAAAAATGGAACATCCCCGGGAAAATCCGTTGGTGAAGGTGGCTGGCTCAGACCTGCCCGAATTTACGGATGCGTTGTTTTTTCAAGATCTTGTGGTCTCCATTGACCAGAGCCTCGTCTATTTTAAGCGTGTGCCGGCAAATCGGACCTATAATTATGGTGAGGATGTGTATAATGCCGCCCATATGATCACTTCCCTTGAAACGTTTAAAGCGTTCCTTGATACCAAGCCGTCGCCCAAAGATCTGAACCGCTTTATCCGGAAATCGTATACAGTGTACAAAAGTGTGGGCGGCCCAAATAAAGATGTGCTTTTCACCGGTTATTTTGAACCCACCTATCCGGGCAGCCGCACCCCGGGGCCGCAATATCCGTGGCCGGTCTACGCCATGCCCGATGATTTGTTCCAGATTGATTTGTCGGCTTTCTCAGATGCATATAAAGGGCACAAACAGCTCATGGCCCGTGTTGATTCAAACTCCCGCAGGATTCTGCCCTATTATACCCGGGAGCAGATCAACAAGCAGCCCGATTTTGCACAAAAAGCCCGGCCCGTGGTCTGGCTGGCCAACCGTATTGACCGGTTTTTTCTGGAGATTCAGGGGTCGGGCAGGGTGGCGCTTCCCGATAACGAGATTATGCGCCTGCATTACGCCGGGGTTAATGGCCGAAAATACAGTGCTGTGGGAAAATATCTCATTGATAACAACGAGGTGCCAAAGGAAAAGATGTCCATGCAGGCCATACGCGAATGGCTCACGGCCCATCCGGAACGCATGGATGAGGTGTTGTTTACCAATGACAGCTTTGTGTTTTTCAAGGAAGGCAAGGGCGGCCCCTTTGGTTGCATCAATGTCGCCGTAACGCCTGTCCGTTCCATTGCCACGGACACCAAACTTTTTCCCAAAGGGGGGCTGGCTTTTATCCAAACGGCGCTGCCTGCCGGCGTGGGGCAACCCAAAGAGGCATGGCCCAGGGCGTCTTTGTTCGTGCTCAACCAGGATACCGGCGGTGCCATCAAGGGGCCGGGCCGGGTGGATCTGTTCTGCGGTGCCGGTGACTGGGCCGATTACACTGCCGGTCACATGGTGGCCAGGGGGCAACTCTATTTTCTGGTGCTTACGCCAAAGAACTAAAGAGATGTAAAAACTAACGGTCTTTCAAAAACAGGCTGTGGTATTCGTTTTCGGAAATGTGTTTTTTTAAGTATGTATTGACCCAATCATAAATTTCTTCAAGTTCCTGGTGGGAAAGTCTTGGCAGAAGGGTTTTCATGAAGGCGTCCTCACTGAATTTCTGCATATAGAACATGATGGTCTCCTCATCACTTGTCCTGTCCATGCCAAAGGCACCAATGCCGTTATATTCCTGGATAAACTGGTGGGTGTCTTTTTTCATAAGCTTGGTAGTTCCGGGTTTGAAGTTGATTTTAAAAATAAAGAACTCAAAGACGAAGCAGGGGGCGGTTTATCTCCCAAACAGTCAAATTTTAAATAAGCTGTCCCTGATGCCCTCTGATGGCCTTCTGGATTGCCTTTGACAGCTGCGTAACGAAAAAAGGCTTGTTAATAACAACGCTGATGCCGGCCTGATTGGCTGCTTCCTCTGTCATGGCGTAGTTGTAACCAGTGCACAGGACAATGGGGATATCCTTTCGAACCCTGCGCAACTTTTCGGCCAGAAGTATCCCTGTCATCTTTTTCATGTGCAGGTCGGTAATGACCGCATCAAAAAACTCAGGCCGGTTCTGGAAATCCTTCAAGGCCTGTTCCGGACAAGTGGTTGCTTCAACTTCATACCCCAGGCCCGTTAAAAGCTCTCGGCCTGTTTCCACAAGTTCTTCCTGGTCATCCACCAGCAGCAGCCGTCCCAGAGCCTGTTGCCCTTTACCCTGCTCGTCCGCAAGACTGCTCGTCTCAATCTGTTCTGCCTGGGGCAGGTAGACATGGAAACAGGTCCCCTTGTTTTCACTGGAGTCAAACCGGATGCTGCCCCCGTGATTCTTCACGATGCCGTGGGTGGTGGCAAGGCCTAAACCCGTGCCAGAACCTTTTTCCTTGGTAGTAAAATAAGGCTCAAAAACGCGGCCCCGGATTTTTTCCGGGATACCCGGCCCTGTGTCTGCAACACTGATCTGCACATATTTTCCCGGCAAAAGTTCAAGGTCTGGGACAAGGGTCTGCCTGTCCACCTCAATGCCCTTTACCGTCACGGTTATTTTTCCGGGCTGATTTCCCATGGCTTGAAAGGCATTGGTGCACAGATTCAGCAGTATTTGATAGATTTGGCTCGGATCTCCTGTGACCATCTCATTTCCTCCGGGATCGGCTGTCAGGGTTATGGTCGGCGGCAGGGTAGATTTGAGCAGCTGGATGACTTCCTTGACAATGGGGCCAACCATCAGTGGGGCGCGCTCTTTAGGGGATTTGCGGCTGAAGCTCAGGATCTGGGAAATCAGCTCTGCTGAGCGGCTACATGCCTTGAGTACCTTTTCGAGATACTCGGCGGCCTTATTGTTATCCTGGATCTCATCTTTGGCCAGCTGGGTGTACCCCATGATGGCCGAAAGAATATTGTTGAAATCGTGGGCAATACCGCCGGCCAGGGCACCGATGGCATCCATTTTTTCGGACTGGCTCAACTGTTCCTGCATGGCTGTCTGCTGCTGCCGCAGCCGGGTGCTTTCAGTGATGTTTCGCACCACATGGACGCTGCCGGCGGACGATCCATCCTTTCCCTGACGAGAAAATTGTTGAATCTCAAAGTATTGGTCGAGCTTTGGATCAAAGATCTGGGCATGTCCGGGATTTTCTGTCTGCCCATGCCGTTCCAGCACCTCCATCGCCCCGGAAGAGGCCGCCCTATTGAACAATACAGGCTGTCCAAGTTTGTCTTTGATGATAATGGCATCGTCAATGGCGTCAAAGGAGGTCTGCCAGTCCTGCCGGGCCTGAGCAAGCCTTTGCCCCATGATCTCCAGATGAACGATATGACCAAATATCTGCGCCCCTGCAACACCAGCCCAAAAAATCCCGGGGGGCACCCAGAAATGAAAAAAGGATAATAGAACGAAGGCCCCACCTGTCACTCCGATGAAAAGAGCGGCTCCCGTCATCAGCGCCCGGCTGCCCGATCGCTTTGACATCCACAGAAGCGTGACAAGAAAAAAAAGGGCCCCAAGGGTCCTGTGCCGGATCGGGCCCATGGTTCGAATGTATGAGCGGTCCAGGATATTACCCAATATGGTTGCCTGCAGTTCCACCCCGGCCATGCGGTTCCTGTTCTGGCTGAAACAGCTCAGGTGATCCTGATCCACCCCGGCGGCAGTAAGGCCCAGCACCAGGATTTTGTTTTTAAAATAATCCTGTGGATACCGATTTTCCAGGATGTCGGAAAATGAAATGCTGGGAAAAGTGCCCGGCGGACCGTAATAGTTGATCCTCCTTTTCTGTGTCTGGAGAATACTATACAAAGGCGCGCCATTCAGGCCATGGCTATCGACACTTTTCAGTTGGTTCGGTGTCGCCGATTCGTCTTCTGTCATGAATTTGTAAAGTGAAGAAGCTGCAGAAGGCAACTCTTTTCCGTCAAGGATGAGGGTGTGGCATATCTCTCTGACCACCCCGTCCATTCCCGGCTCAATGTGGACATGGCCCACGGGCGGATGTCCCAAAGAGGAAGCGGGCAGCACAAGATGCCCGCTTCGGTTCACGTAGGCCGCCAGAATCATATGAGGAAACCGGGCCAGTGCCTCTTTGAACAGCTTGTCGCCCATGGCAGGTTCAGCAAAAATAATGTCTGAAAGAATACCCAGAGCCTCTTTTGTCTGTTCAAGGAAAGGGGCGTAGTACTTCCTTTCAATGGGCCATCGTCCCAGGGTTTCAAGGCTTTTTTCGTCAATCGCCGCGATCAGAATCTGTTGTGGCGGATCAGTGGTTCCCCTGAGCCTGAAAAAAAAATCATAGGTGTAATCGTCTATGCCGTTGAAAAAACCCATGACATCCAAAAGGCCCGCCACAACCAGGAAAATAAGGCCCAGGGCAAGACAGCGGCGGCCAAACAAAGGTTCCTCCCCCGGCAGAATATCTCCTTGAAAATTTTTCGCGCCCATGGACTACATCCGCAATGGTTCTATAAAATAATTATCAATGCGCCGATTACCCATGTTACAATCGCTCCTACATCTGCATAGGGAAAAGTTTTTATTTCAAAGGCCTGGGCCGGAGTAAACCGCCCTTCATACCCGTCCGGATCAACGGCCCTGACCCGGACATAATAAGTGCCTCCCTTTTTGGGCCTGTCAAAACGGACATCGGATACATTGGTTGTTTTCTCAAGCAGAACTTCTTTGAATAGCGGATCCTTGGCCATTTGAAACAGGTAGGTCATATCGGGTCCCATCTCCTGCCACCTGATAGTGATGGTCTTCTTGTCCACAGCCGGCGCCATGCCCTCGGGTGCCTTTGGCGGTTCAACAACGCTAAAGGAGATTGCGTCCGACCATAACCCTTTGAAATCATCTTCGGCAATGGCGCAAACCCTTAAATAATAAACGCCATATTCTTCAAGAACAATGGATTGGCGGGTGCCGGTGATACCCTCAATATTCCTGTATAAATTTTTGAAATCCGATTCTTTTGACACCTGGACGCTGTAGGAGGCGGCATCTCCCACCTTCAGCCATTCCACTTCCACCCGTTTTGTTTTCAATTCTTCGCCGTTAACAGGACGTTGAACAAAAGGCGGAAAAGGATTGGTTCGGACCTTGAAACCTTGAGGCGCTAAAGGAATACCTTCAAGTCCTGCCGGACTCATGCTCAAAGTCTGGCAGTAATAATTGCCGTCCGGCAGCATGATCTTTGGCACAGGATCACCCTTTTGCACTACAACCTCTTTGACGACATCCTTCATTTCAGGATCTTTTGCGACAATTACTCTTGCCGCCACAGCCTTTTGGGGCATGGCAAGGGAAAAGTCTATCGGCACACTTTGGTACAAAGGGCGCAGCCCCTCAAGGGCCGGCGGCGGCAAAAGCGTTTGGGGCGTATTCGGCTGTTTTCCCTTTTCCACCCAGGTCCCCTGGCCCGAATCCAGCATTACCTCTTTTCCGGTTCCTGCAACGCCGACCATACCGTCCAGCACCTCTGTCCGTGTTGTTTTATCATTGTCCACAGACACCCTGAACTGGGTTCCCCTGGCTGCGGAAACCGCAGATGGGGTATGAATTTCAAACCGGGACTCCCCGCCTGTACTCTTTTGTATATGCATCATTGTCCGTCCGGCAGGCACAAAAAGCCTGCGGATCATAAAATAGGGCTGCCGCTGCCTTGCGGTCCTGATGCTGACCCGGGTCTCAGGCCTGAGAAAAAAAGCGCTGCCGTCCTCAAATGTGATTTCCACTGCACTTTCTTTCCCGGTTTCAATCTGAGCACCCTGGCCCACCACATCTGCCTTTTTCAAAACAGATCTGGCCTCGGTACCCTCCGGGCAGGCCCAGACATCACCTTTGATAAATGTGACAACCCCTTCCATGGGAATCCCTTTGAGCAGTTTGACCGGAATTTTTATACGCTGCCCTGGATATATCAGGTTGAAATTTTTAAGCTGATTGAAGTTTGAAATTCTTTTCCAGTCATGGGGATTCTCAAGCCAGGTCTTGCTGATATTGACCAGATTGTCTTTTTTGGCGACGGTGATGGTGACGATTTTTTCATCTAAGATTTCAGCAGAAAGAAATGGGGTAAAAAAAAGAAAAACAAAAAATAGAATCGCCGGATATTTTATTTTAT
Encoded here:
- a CDS encoding FecR domain-containing protein produces the protein MRHKIKYPAILFFVFLFFTPFLSAEILDEKIVTITVAKKDNLVNISKTWLENPHDWKRISNFNQLKNFNLIYPGQRIKIPVKLLKGIPMEGVVTFIKGDVWACPEGTEARSVLKKADVVGQGAQIETGKESAVEITFEDGSAFFLRPETRVSIRTARQRQPYFMIRRLFVPAGRTMMHIQKSTGGESRFEIHTPSAVSAARGTQFRVSVDNDKTTRTEVLDGMVGVAGTGKEVMLDSGQGTWVEKGKQPNTPQTLLPPPALEGLRPLYQSVPIDFSLAMPQKAVAARVIVAKDPEMKDVVKEVVVQKGDPVPKIMLPDGNYYCQTLSMSPAGLEGIPLAPQGFKVRTNPFPPFVQRPVNGEELKTKRVEVEWLKVGDAASYSVQVSKESDFKNLYRNIEGITGTRQSIVLEEYGVYYLRVCAIAEDDFKGLWSDAISFSVVEPPKAPEGMAPAVDKKTITIRWQEMGPDMTYLFQMAKDPLFKEVLLEKTTNVSDVRFDRPKKGGTYYVRVRAVDPDGYEGRFTPAQAFEIKTFPYADVGAIVTWVIGALIIIL
- a CDS encoding CHASE2 domain-containing protein, whose protein sequence is MGAKNFQGDILPGEEPLFGRRCLALGLIFLVVAGLLDVMGFFNGIDDYTYDFFFRLRGTTDPPQQILIAAIDEKSLETLGRWPIERKYYAPFLEQTKEALGILSDIIFAEPAMGDKLFKEALARFPHMILAAYVNRSGHLVLPASSLGHPPVGHVHIEPGMDGVVREICHTLILDGKELPSAASSLYKFMTEDESATPNQLKSVDSHGLNGAPLYSILQTQKRRINYYGPPGTFPSISFSDILENRYPQDYFKNKILVLGLTAAGVDQDHLSCFSQNRNRMAGVELQATILGNILDRSYIRTMGPIRHRTLGALFFLVTLLWMSKRSGSRALMTGAALFIGVTGGAFVLLSFFHFWVPPGIFWAGVAGAQIFGHIVHLEIMGQRLAQARQDWQTSFDAIDDAIIIKDKLGQPVLFNRAASSGAMEVLERHGQTENPGHAQIFDPKLDQYFEIQQFSRQGKDGSSAGSVHVVRNITESTRLRQQQTAMQEQLSQSEKMDAIGALAGGIAHDFNNILSAIMGYTQLAKDEIQDNNKAAEYLEKVLKACSRSAELISQILSFSRKSPKERAPLMVGPIVKEVIQLLKSTLPPTITLTADPGGNEMVTGDPSQIYQILLNLCTNAFQAMGNQPGKITVTVKGIEVDRQTLVPDLELLPGKYVQISVADTGPGIPEKIRGRVFEPYFTTKEKGSGTGLGLATTHGIVKNHGGSIRFDSSENKGTCFHVYLPQAEQIETSSLADEQGKGQQALGRLLLVDDQEELVETGRELLTGLGYEVEATTCPEQALKDFQNRPEFFDAVITDLHMKKMTGILLAEKLRRVRKDIPIVLCTGYNYAMTEEAANQAGISVVINKPFFVTQLSKAIQKAIRGHQGQLI
- a CDS encoding DNA recombination protein RmuC, with the protein product MIDFAHMTISTGNLAFLGAGFGLGLLTALVLVKLVMHFFSDRFKALSNKALYENSRHFMDMAQSHFSGYVREAHQDFKVKEEAFTRAVDPVHRMLDRYEQRLGTMEKDRSQAFGAISQYLSDMAKIQHQLAKETDNLVKALRVPHVRGRWGEVTLKRAVELAGMVDHCDFIEQGVQGSGKGALRPDMVVKLPGNRQVVVDAKVPLMAYLDALETTNEAAQKERLDDHARQVMAHIIQLGSKNYAAAFSPSPEFVVLFIPGENFFSAALAARPDLIEKGVSHGVILATPTTLIALLKTVSYVWLQQAGHENARAIRELGLELFERLSTMAGHMNRLGKDIERTAATFNRTLGAMEKRVLVSARKFENLGVSSAGLPDCEPVSGSVLTLNRIKERSPGDETDE
- the mltA gene encoding murein transglycosylase A: MRLMNNLEQRPVGFCLNCGNTHMYKKRKPLYQRVLYLLLILTLAGTLGCQSQKKMEHPRENPLVKVAGSDLPEFTDALFFQDLVVSIDQSLVYFKRVPANRTYNYGEDVYNAAHMITSLETFKAFLDTKPSPKDLNRFIRKSYTVYKSVGGPNKDVLFTGYFEPTYPGSRTPGPQYPWPVYAMPDDLFQIDLSAFSDAYKGHKQLMARVDSNSRRILPYYTREQINKQPDFAQKARPVVWLANRIDRFFLEIQGSGRVALPDNEIMRLHYAGVNGRKYSAVGKYLIDNNEVPKEKMSMQAIREWLTAHPERMDEVLFTNDSFVFFKEGKGGPFGCINVAVTPVRSIATDTKLFPKGGLAFIQTALPAGVGQPKEAWPRASLFVLNQDTGGAIKGPGRVDLFCGAGDWADYTAGHMVARGQLYFLVLTPKN